CCGGGCCGAGGCCGACCGCGGCGACGGCGACGATGAGTAACACGGTGTATCGCGGGTTCTCCTCGTACATCTCGTCGTTGAACAGCCAGACGACGAGGAGGGCGGCGACGAGCTTCACGCCGAGGAACGGCCACGCGTCGCCGATGCGCTGTGTCACCCACGCCGGCTGGAAGCGGCCGGTGACGTCGACGACGAACTGGTTCACGGGGTGTTTCGGGTAGAGATCAGAGGGCAGGCCGAGCTCCTGCGCCCAGTCGAGCGCGATGACGTTCGCGACGCCGTCGACCGCGTGCGCGAACACGACGAACGCGCCCGCGTACCCCGTCCCCGCGTTCACTTCCGGCCAGAACCGCTCCGTCACCCACCACAGCCCGCCCGTACAGAGCGCGGAGAACGCGACCGTCAACACGGTGAACACCGGGTGAAGCGACACCTGCGCGGTCGTCGCCGCGAGGTAGACGAGGTAGGCGATGCAGAGCGCGAACAGCCCGCCGCCGGCTGCGACGAGGGGGTACTCGTAGCGGTCGACGACCCCGCGGCGCGCGAGCGACACCGCCGCGACGAGCGCGACGACCGTCACCGCGAACACCGTGAAGTAGATGACGGGGCTGATGAAGAGGGCGTTCAGCGGGTACTCGATGCTCGCCGCGCCCGTCCCCGCGAGCGCGTTGTCCGCGTCCTCGACGACGCGGAGCGCCCCCCCGAAGAAGAGGAACGGCGAGAGCGCCCACAGCAGCCCGAAGTCGTCGCCGATGTCGAGGCGGTCGACGAGGAAGACGACGCCCGACAGCAGGCCGACGAGCGTGACCGCGTAGCCCACCTCGGACACGAGCGTGTAGCCGGGGTGCGCCACCGGCCCCGCGTACTGCGAGCACGCGTTCCACGTCGCGCCGAGCTGCTGTGCGCCGTTCGCCCACGCCACGCACTGCGCGCCGTGCGCGTCCGCGTACACCGGCCCCCAGAAGTACTGCCAG
This sequence is a window from Halocalculus aciditolerans. Protein-coding genes within it:
- a CDS encoding DUF63 family protein, whose product is MTFPETERERLWTALVGGAAAVLVLGSLLLPDLVYARFVWQYFWGPVYADAHGAQCVAWANGAQQLGATWNACSQYAGPVAHPGYTLVSEVGYAVTLVGLLSGVVFLVDRLDIGDDFGLLWALSPFLFFGGALRVVEDADNALAGTGAASIEYPLNALFISPVIYFTVFAVTVVALVAAVSLARRGVVDRYEYPLVAAGGGLFALCIAYLVYLAATTAQVSLHPVFTVLTVAFSALCTGGLWWVTERFWPEVNAGTGYAGAFVVFAHAVDGVANVIALDWAQELGLPSDLYPKHPVNQFVVDVTGRFQPAWVTQRIGDAWPFLGVKLVAALLVVWLFNDEMYEENPRYTVLLIVAVAAVGLGPGTRDMLRATFGV